The DNA window GCCAGCGACGTGGCCGCGTTCATCGAGCACACCCGCGACGCGGTCGAGCTGGGTCAGGACCAGATCGTCCTGATCACCCCCGAGAGCATCGAGATCACCGACTTCGCCGGCCAGCCCGCGACCGGCAAGGACTTCCACATCGACTGGGACTCGTCGGCCGCCGAGAAGGGTGGCTACGACTGGTTCATGCTCAAGGAGATCGAGGAGCAGCCGCAGGCGATCGCCGACACGCTGCTCGGCCGGCTCACCGAGAGCGGCGAGATCGCCCTCGACGAGGTCCGCTTGAGCGAGCAGGATCTGCGTGACGTCGACAAGATCTTCATCGTGGCCTGCGGCACCTCGTACCACGCCGGCCTGGTCGCCAAGTACGCCATCGAGCACTGGACCCGGATCCCCTGCGAGGTGGAGCTGGCCAGCGAGTTCCGCTACCGCGACCCGGTGCTGGACCGGTCGACCCTGATCGTGGTGATCTCGCAGTCCGGCGAGACCATGGACACCCTCATGGCGCTGCGCCACGCCAAGGACCAGAAGGCCCGCGTGCTGGCCATCTGCAACACCAACGGCTCGACCATCCCGCGCGAGTCCGACGCGGTGCTCTACACCCACGGCGGCCCGGAGATCGCGGTCGCGTCCACCAAGGCGTTCCTCACCCAGGTCGTCGCCTGCTACCTGATCGGCCTGCACCTGGCCCAGGTCCGCGGGATCAAGTTCGCCGACGAGGTGGGCGCGGTGGTGGCCCAGCTCCAGGAGATGCCGGGCAAGCTGCGCGAGCTGCTCGACCGGATCGAGCCGGTCCGCGAGCTGGGCCGTGAGCTGAAGTCCGAGCCGACCGTGCTGTTCATCGGCCGGCACGTGGGCTACCCGGTGGCCCTCGAAGGCGCGCTGAAGCTCAAGGAGTTGGCGTACATGCACGCCGAGGGCTTCGCCGCCGGTGAGCTGAAGCACGGCCCGATCTCGCTCATCGACAAGGGCACGCCGGTCATCTGCATCGTGCCGTCGCCGGTCGGCCGCGGCATGCTGCACGACAAGGTCGTCTCCAACATCCAGGAGGTGCGCGCCCGGGGCGCCCGCACCATCGTGATCGCCGAGGAGGGTGACGAGGCGGTGGTCCGCTACGCCGACCACCTGATCTACGTGCCGCGCACGCCGACGCTGCTGGCGCCGCTGGTGACCACGGTGCCGCTCCAGGTGCTCGCCGCCGAGATCGCCGCCGCCCGCGGGCACGACGTCGACCAGCCCCGGAACCTGGCCAAGTCGGTCACCGTCGAGTAGTCGACCCGGTCGCGGCCCCTCCGTCCCACGGCGGAGGGGCCGCGCCGTCTCCGGCCCCGGCGCGGTCACCGGCCCAGCACGATCCGGGCCATCCCGTCCAGCGCGGGATTGCCGGGGTCCCAGTAGCCGGCGTGGCCGTGGGGCCCGCTCGGGAAGCGCCGGCCCCCGAAACCGGGAGAGCTCGGATCGGTGCCGAACCAGAGCCGGTCGTGATGCGAGTCGAGCAGCGCGGCCGCCGGGCCGAGCGGCGTGCCGGCCAGCACCGCCCGGTGGGCCAGCTCCTCGGGCGGCCGGGCCAGCCGGATCACGTCGTCCGGCGCCGTGGCGGCCCAGACCTGGCCGGGCGGCATCCGCAGCTCGGCCGCCCGGTCGACGCCCACGCCGGGAGAGCCCACGAAGACCAGGGCGTCGGCGCTCAGCCCGTGGTCACGGGCCGCGGTGCCGACCACCACCGAGCCGTAGCTGTGCCCCAGCACGGTCTGCCGGGCGGGCGGCCCCTCGTGCGAGGCGCGCAGCCCCTCCTGGAACCGGTGCAGGGCCGGCCCGGCGTCCTCGGCCTGCCGCCCCCGCGCCGCCTCGGGCAGGAAGTCCGGCGCGTCGTAGTCCAGCCAGAGCACGGCCGCCGCCTCCGTGCCCGGCTCGACCGTCGCGCACCGGTCCAGCACCCGGGCGGCCCGGCCCAGCTCGCCCGGTGCGTCGGCGAGGTCCGCGGTCATCCCCGGCACGTACGTCAGCACCGCGCCGGCCCGGTCCGGGTTGCCGAGCGCCACCACCGCCCGCCCGTCCCCGGCCGGATCCAACCCCACGAGGTACGCCCGCGGCGCCCCGGGCGCGGCCAGCCGCTCGCCGAGCCCGTCGAGGCCGCGTAGCGCCCCCTCCACGGCGGCGAGCCGGGCCAGCCGGGCCAGTTCGAGGGGCCCGGCCGGCCGCGGGCGCAGCAGCCCGGCGCGCCGCTGCACCAGCTCGGCCCGACGCCGGGCCAGCAGCAGCCGGTTGGCCTGGTCGCGGGCCGCCACGGGCACCCCGTCGAGGCGGCCGACCCGGTCCGGCTCGCGGCTGACCAGCCACCGGCGCTCCGCCGGGGTGAGGCCGGCCCACCACCGGCCCACCTCGATCGGCCCGGCCCCGGGTGGTGGTCGCCAGGCCGGCGGGACGCTCACCCAGCCGGTCACGGCCGCCGTCGCCAGCTCCGCCAGGCGGCCGGCGGCCTCCCGGTCCGCCGCACCGGCCAGCGCCAGCGCGGCCCGGATCTCGGCGCCCACCTGCGCCACCGCCGGGCCGACCAGCCAGGCGGGCCGGGGGCGGGCCGGATCCGGCCGCACCGCCCCGGCCCGGTCCACCAGCAGGTTGCCGGCGCCGGCGTGCGCCACGGCGGCACCGAGCCGGGCCTTGGCCGCGGCCACCCGGGCGGCGAACTCGGCGAGCACCTGGTCGACCTCGACGAGCGCGGGCAGCACGTCGGTCAGCGCCGTGCGCAGCTCGCCGATCCGCACCTGTGCGGTGGCCGAGGCCGCGCCCGACCAGCCTGGACGCAGTGCGCCGATCCTTGCGTCCAGCCCGTCGGCCCGGCGCCCGACCGGGCCGGTGAGCCCCCGCCAGGCCGCTCCGGCGGCGGCCCAGGCCCCCGGGTCGGCCCGCCAGAGCTGCGCGTAGCCGACCGGCGGCACGTCGGCCGCCCGCTCGCCCCGCCGGTCCGGTGGATGCGCTCGCCCGGCCGGGCGGAAGCCGGCGGCCGCGCTCACCGGGGGAGCCCGGCGAGACGGCGGGCGGCCCGCTCGTCCACCGCCTCGTAGCCGTCGGCGGCGGCCCGGACCGCCTCGGCGGTGGCCGCCACCCGCGCGGCGAGCGACCCGCACCAGCGCTGCACCGCCGCCTCCAGCTCGGCCAGCGCCACCCCGGCCCGCCAGCCGTCGGCCGGCACCACGAGCCCCGGCTCGGTGGCCGGCCCGCGGGCCAGCCGATAGGCGTCGTCGGCCAGCTCCCGGGCCACCCCGCGCAACAGCTCCGGCTCGACGCTGAACGGCTCGTCGCCCATCGGTGACCTCCCTGGGACTGGCGGACGGACAGCGGGGAGGCTATGGCCCGGCGGACCACCCGCGCCGGCCCTGTGGACAACGGGCGGTGGGGCGTACCCCGGGTTTTCCACAGGGGTCGTCCACAGCTGATCCCCGGCCCGGAGCGCCGGTAGGGTGAGATCCGTGATCGTGGCTGTCGGCATCGACGTCGTGCTGGTGGACCGGTTCGCCCAATCCCTGGCGCGCACGCCGTCGCTCGGCGACCGGCTCTTCACCGAGGCCGAGCGCCGCACCGGCTCCGGCACCCCGCGCTCGCCGGAGTCGTTGGCCGCCCGGTTCGCGGCCAAGGAGGCGGTGGCCAAGGCGCTCGGCGCGCCGGCCGGGCTCAACTGGCACGACTGCGAGGTCGCCTCCGACCCGGACGGCCGCCCCTGGCTGACCGTGTCCGGCACGGTGGCCGCCGCGGCGGCCGAACGCGGGATCAACCGCTGGCACCTGTCGTTGTCGCACGACGGCGGGATCGCGTCGGCCATGGTGGTCGCGGAACAGTGAGCCGACCCGGCGGGCCGGTCGGCCGGTCCGGGACGAACGGGACGAACGGACGGGACGGGGTGGCATGAGACCGGTGTGGCGGGTCGCGGACGTACGCGCGGCGGAGGCGGGCCTGATGGCCACCCTGCCGCCCGGGGCGCTCATGCAGCGGGCCGCCGCCGGGCTGGCCCGCCGCTGCGCGCTGCTGCTCGGCGAGCGGGGCGGTGTCTACGGCGCCCGGGTGCTGCTGCTGATCGGCTCCGGCGACAACGGCGGCGACGCCCTCTACGCGGGCGCGCACCTGGCCCGCCGGGGCGCGGCGGTCGCCGCCCTGCTGCTCACCCCCGGCCGGGCGCACGGGGAGGGGCTGGCCGCGCTGCGGGCCGCCGGCGGGCACGTCGTCGACCGGCCCCCGGCCGTGGTGGACCTGGTGCTCGACGGGATCATCGGGATCGGCGGCACCGGCGGGCTCCGGGAGACCGCCGACCAGCTCGCCGCGAGCCTCGCGGAGCGGATCGGGCGGGACGGCACGCGGGCCACGGTGGTCGCGGTGGACGTGCCGAGTGGCGTCGCGGTGGACACCGGGCACGTGCCGCTGACGGCCTCCGGCCGGCCCTGCGCGGTGCGCGCCGACGTGACGGTCACCTTCGGCGCGCTCAAGCCGGCCCTGGTGGTCGGCCCGGCCGCGCCGCTCGCCGGGCACGTCGAGCTGGTCGACATCGGGCTGGCGCCCTGGCTGCGCGGCACTCCGGCGCTGCGGGTCACCGAGCGGTCCGACCTGGTCGACTGGTGGCCCCGGCTCGGCCCGTCCTCGGAGAAGTACAGCCGGGGCGTGGTCGGGGTGGCGACCGGCTCGGCCACCTACCCCGGCGCGGCGGTGCTCTCGGTGAGCGGCGCGCTCTCCGGCCCCACCGGCATGGTCCGCTACGCGGGCGGCGCCCGCGCGGAGGTGCTGCACCAGCACCCGTCGGTGATCGCCAGCGAGCGGGTCGCCGACGCCGGCCGGGTGCAGGCCTGGATCTGCGGCTCGGGGCTGGGCACCGGCGAGGCGTCCGCCGCCGAGCTGCGCGCGGTGCTCGCCGCGCCGGTTCCGGTGGTGCTCGACGCCGACGCGCTCACCCTGCTGGTCGACGGCAAGCTGGCGGACCGGCTGCGCGGGCGGGACGCGCCGATCGTGGTGACCCCGCACGACCGCGAGTACGCCCGGCTGTGCGGCGAGACCCCGGGAGCGGACCGGGTCGGGGCGGCGCTCCGGCTGGCCGCCTGGATGAACGCGGTGGTGCTGCTCAAGGGCGACCGGACGATCATCGGCACCCCCGACGGCCGGGCCTACGTCAACCCGACCGGCACCCCGGTGCTGGCCACCGGGGGCACCGGCGACGTGCTGGCCGGGCTGCTCGGCTCGCTGCTCGCCGCCGGGCTGGCCCCGGAGCGGGCGGCCGCCGCGGCGGCGTACCTGCACGGGCTGGCCGGCCGGGAGGCGGCGCGCGGCGGCCCGGTGACCGCACCCGACGTGGCGACCGCGCTGCGCCCGGTGCTGGCCCGCCTGCCCTGAGCGCGGCGGCGGCCCACAGGCCGGCCGCGCGGCTCGCGGCCACGGTGATCACCCGCGGAAGTAGGCTGAGGGTATGTGGCAGTCGGAGGTGCGCGTCGACCTGGACGCGATCCGGGAGAACGTGGCCCGGCTCAAGTCGGGCACCAGCGCCGAGCTGATGGCGGTGGTCAAGGCCGACGGCTACGGCCACGGCATGGTGCCAGCGGCCAACGCGGCGCTCGACG is part of the Micromonospora halotolerans genome and encodes:
- the glmS gene encoding glutamine--fructose-6-phosphate transaminase (isomerizing), translated to MCGIVGYAGARPALGIVLDGLRRLEYRGYDSAGVAVVCDDELLIEKKAGKLANLEKVLAERAATDPESCAASPIGIGDGTTSIGHTRWATHGGPTDRNAHPHLSPDSRVAVIHNGIIENFAKLRAELEADGVEFTSDTDTECAAHLLARSLADLRSAGEVDSPQLLASAMRLVCQRLEGAFTLLAVDAGIPGAVVGARRNSPLVVGRGDGENYLASDVAAFIEHTRDAVELGQDQIVLITPESIEITDFAGQPATGKDFHIDWDSSAAEKGGYDWFMLKEIEEQPQAIADTLLGRLTESGEIALDEVRLSEQDLRDVDKIFIVACGTSYHAGLVAKYAIEHWTRIPCEVELASEFRYRDPVLDRSTLIVVISQSGETMDTLMALRHAKDQKARVLAICNTNGSTIPRESDAVLYTHGGPEIAVASTKAFLTQVVACYLIGLHLAQVRGIKFADEVGAVVAQLQEMPGKLRELLDRIEPVRELGRELKSEPTVLFIGRHVGYPVALEGALKLKELAYMHAEGFAAGELKHGPISLIDKGTPVICIVPSPVGRGMLHDKVVSNIQEVRARGARTIVIAEEGDEAVVRYADHLIYVPRTPTLLAPLVTTVPLQVLAAEIAAARGHDVDQPRNLAKSVTVE
- a CDS encoding NAD(P)H-hydrate dehydratase: MRPVWRVADVRAAEAGLMATLPPGALMQRAAAGLARRCALLLGERGGVYGARVLLLIGSGDNGGDALYAGAHLARRGAAVAALLLTPGRAHGEGLAALRAAGGHVVDRPPAVVDLVLDGIIGIGGTGGLRETADQLAASLAERIGRDGTRATVVAVDVPSGVAVDTGHVPLTASGRPCAVRADVTVTFGALKPALVVGPAAPLAGHVELVDIGLAPWLRGTPALRVTERSDLVDWWPRLGPSSEKYSRGVVGVATGSATYPGAAVLSVSGALSGPTGMVRYAGGARAEVLHQHPSVIASERVADAGRVQAWICGSGLGTGEASAAELRAVLAAPVPVVLDADALTLLVDGKLADRLRGRDAPIVVTPHDREYARLCGETPGADRVGAALRLAAWMNAVVLLKGDRTIIGTPDGRAYVNPTGTPVLATGGTGDVLAGLLGSLLAAGLAPERAAAAAAYLHGLAGREAARGGPVTAPDVATALRPVLARLP
- a CDS encoding type VII secretion target, with product MGDEPFSVEPELLRGVARELADDAYRLARGPATEPGLVVPADGWRAGVALAELEAAVQRWCGSLAARVAATAEAVRAAADGYEAVDERAARRLAGLPR
- a CDS encoding holo-ACP synthase is translated as MIVAVGIDVVLVDRFAQSLARTPSLGDRLFTEAERRTGSGTPRSPESLAARFAAKEAVAKALGAPAGLNWHDCEVASDPDGRPWLTVSGTVAAAAAERGINRWHLSLSHDGGIASAMVVAEQ
- a CDS encoding alpha/beta hydrolase, with product MSAAAGFRPAGRAHPPDRRGERAADVPPVGYAQLWRADPGAWAAAGAAWRGLTGPVGRRADGLDARIGALRPGWSGAASATAQVRIGELRTALTDVLPALVEVDQVLAEFAARVAAAKARLGAAVAHAGAGNLLVDRAGAVRPDPARPRPAWLVGPAVAQVGAEIRAALALAGAADREAAGRLAELATAAVTGWVSVPPAWRPPPGAGPIEVGRWWAGLTPAERRWLVSREPDRVGRLDGVPVAARDQANRLLLARRRAELVQRRAGLLRPRPAGPLELARLARLAAVEGALRGLDGLGERLAAPGAPRAYLVGLDPAGDGRAVVALGNPDRAGAVLTYVPGMTADLADAPGELGRAARVLDRCATVEPGTEAAAVLWLDYDAPDFLPEAARGRQAEDAGPALHRFQEGLRASHEGPPARQTVLGHSYGSVVVGTAARDHGLSADALVFVGSPGVGVDRAAELRMPPGQVWAATAPDDVIRLARPPEELAHRAVLAGTPLGPAAALLDSHHDRLWFGTDPSSPGFGGRRFPSGPHGHAGYWDPGNPALDGMARIVLGR